A stretch of Haemophilus influenzae DNA encodes these proteins:
- the metF gene encoding methylenetetrahydrofolate reductase → MSYAKEIDTLNQHIADFNKKINVSFEFFPPKNEKMETLLWDSIHRLKVLKPKFVSVTYGANSGERDRTHGIVKAIKQETGLEAAPHLTGIDATPEELKQIARDYWDSGIRRIVALRGDEPKGYAKKPFYASDLVELLRSVADFDISVAAYPEVHPEAKSAQADLINLKRKIDAGANHVITQFFFDIENYLRFRDRCASIGIDTEIVPGILPVTNFKQLQKMASFTNVKIPAWLVKAYDGLDDDPTTRNLVAASVAMDMVKILSREGVNDFHFYTLNRSELTYAICHMLGVRP, encoded by the coding sequence ATGAGCTACGCGAAAGAAATTGATACATTAAATCAACATATTGCAGATTTTAATAAAAAAATTAATGTCTCTTTTGAATTTTTTCCTCCTAAAAACGAAAAAATGGAAACCCTTCTATGGGATTCCATTCATCGTTTAAAAGTCTTAAAGCCTAAATTTGTGTCAGTCACTTACGGCGCAAATTCGGGAGAACGTGACCGCACTCACGGCATTGTGAAAGCCATTAAACAAGAAACGGGCTTAGAAGCCGCACCACATTTAACTGGAATTGATGCCACACCTGAAGAATTAAAACAAATTGCGAGAGATTATTGGGATAGTGGTATTCGCCGTATTGTTGCGTTACGCGGTGACGAACCTAAAGGTTACGCGAAAAAACCATTTTATGCGTCAGATCTTGTTGAATTACTCCGTTCTGTCGCTGATTTTGATATTTCTGTAGCCGCTTATCCTGAAGTTCATCCAGAAGCAAAATCCGCACAAGCAGACTTGATTAATTTAAAACGTAAAATTGATGCAGGTGCAAATCACGTGATTACGCAATTTTTCTTTGATATTGAAAACTACCTGCGTTTTCGTGATCGTTGTGCATCAATTGGTATTGATACTGAAATCGTACCCGGTATTTTACCTGTTACTAATTTTAAACAACTCCAAAAAATGGCATCATTCACTAATGTGAAAATTCCAGCGTGGTTAGTTAAAGCCTATGATGGTTTGGATGATGATCCAACTACACGTAATCTTGTAGCAGCAAGTGTTGCAATGGATATGGTAAAAATTTTATCTCGCGAAGGCGTGAATGACTTCCACTTTTATACGTTAAATCGTAGTGAATTAACTTATGCTATCTGTCATATGTTAGGTGTAAGACCTTAA
- the bioD gene encoding dethiobiotin synthase — protein sequence MSSFFVAGTDTNVGKTTAARAMIQALQGQGVQVVGYKPIACCGEESIYPVAQSENTSDYDNFVNADVLTLMHSTKENVSYQDINSYTFSHCAPMLTQDKMRIKLDKINCDLTRLNQTYQSVVVEGSFGLMTPMAEGKSFADWITQRKMPVVLVVGIKDGCVNHALLTVKVIQQLGVPLLGWIANRINPLLSHYAEIVDLLVEHIDAPLLGKIPYLHKPEEQELGHYLTNIDRLMYMQTELVK from the coding sequence ATGAGTAGCTTTTTTGTCGCTGGGACAGATACGAATGTGGGGAAAACAACAGCAGCACGCGCAATGATTCAAGCCTTGCAAGGGCAGGGAGTGCAAGTTGTCGGCTATAAACCCATTGCTTGTTGTGGAGAAGAGAGTATTTATCCTGTTGCGCAGTCTGAAAATACATCTGATTATGATAATTTCGTAAATGCTGATGTATTAACGCTGATGCATTCAACAAAGGAAAATGTGTCTTATCAGGATATTAATAGCTATACTTTTAGTCACTGTGCACCAATGCTCACGCAAGATAAAATGCGAATTAAATTAGATAAAATTAATTGTGATTTAACGCGTTTGAATCAAACTTATCAATCTGTTGTGGTGGAAGGATCTTTTGGTTTAATGACACCAATGGCAGAAGGAAAAAGTTTTGCAGATTGGATTACTCAACGAAAAATGCCAGTAGTACTTGTAGTTGGAATTAAAGATGGTTGTGTAAATCACGCTTTATTAACGGTAAAGGTTATCCAACAGTTGGGTGTGCCATTATTAGGTTGGATAGCAAATCGAATTAATCCATTATTAAGCCATTATGCAGAAATTGTTGATTTACTTGTTGAACATATTGATGCGCCGCTTTTAGGTAAAATTCCTTATTTACATAAACCCGAAGAACAAGAATTAGGGCATTATTTAACGAATATAGATCGATTAATGTATATGCAAACTGAATTAGTAAAATAA
- a CDS encoding YcgL domain-containing protein has protein sequence MLCAIYKSKKKLGSYLYVADREDFSSVPSVLLEHFGKPELVMMFNLLGRKALHNVDCNEVLETIKHQGFYLQIAKQDDGLFNSLSEIK, from the coding sequence ATGTTATGTGCCATTTATAAAAGTAAAAAGAAGTTAGGAAGCTACCTTTATGTTGCCGATAGAGAGGATTTTTCTTCAGTTCCCAGCGTTTTACTCGAACATTTTGGTAAACCAGAATTAGTAATGATGTTTAATCTGCTTGGGCGTAAAGCATTACACAATGTAGATTGTAATGAAGTATTGGAAACAATTAAACACCAAGGATTTTATTTACAAATAGCAAAACAAGATGATGGTTTATTTAATAGCTTGAGTGAGATCAAATAA
- the folE gene encoding GTP cyclohydrolase I FolE — protein sequence MNKISLDAQNVRNALIEKGIETPMIDPTQAKNERRESIAKHMNEVMKLIGLDLRDDSLEETPNRLAKMFIDEIFSGMDYANFPKMTKIKNQMKVSEMVQVNDITLTSTCEHHFVTIDGKVCVAYYPKDWVIGLSKINRIVSFFAQRPQVQERLTEQLLTAFQTILETDDVAVYVKATHFCVKARGIRDTNSYTVTSAYGGVFLEDRDTRKEFLATVQK from the coding sequence ATGAATAAAATTTCACTGGATGCGCAGAATGTAAGAAATGCCTTGATTGAGAAAGGCATTGAAACACCCATGATTGATCCAACGCAGGCTAAAAATGAACGCCGAGAAAGCATTGCAAAACATATGAATGAAGTAATGAAACTGATTGGATTAGATTTGCGAGATGATAGTTTGGAAGAAACGCCAAATCGTTTAGCTAAAATGTTTATTGATGAGATTTTCAGTGGAATGGATTATGCCAATTTTCCTAAAATGACGAAAATAAAAAATCAAATGAAAGTCAGTGAAATGGTGCAAGTGAATGACATCACGCTAACAAGCACTTGTGAACATCATTTTGTGACGATTGATGGTAAAGTTTGTGTGGCGTACTATCCAAAAGATTGGGTAATTGGTCTTTCTAAAATTAATCGAATTGTCTCGTTTTTTGCTCAACGTCCACAGGTTCAAGAACGCTTAACCGAGCAACTTTTGACGGCATTTCAAACCATTCTTGAAACCGATGATGTCGCGGTATATGTGAAAGCGACCCATTTCTGTGTGAAAGCGCGTGGTATTAGAGATACAAATAGTTATACTGTCACATCTGCTTATGGTGGCGTATTTTTAGAAGATAGAGATACTCGTAAAGAATTTTTAGCCACAGTTCAAAAATAG
- the moeA gene encoding molybdopterin molybdotransferase MoeA produces the protein MLTLDQARSKMLEQIPFPTQTESLNLQEAANRICAEDIISPINVPSFDNSAMDGYAVRLSDLQQSLTLSIAGKSFAGNPFQEEWQSLSAVRIMTGAMIPEGADAVIMQELVTLNEDGTITFSELPKPNQNIRRIGEDVKKGDVVLEQGAPLTPVSLPLLASLGIAEVKCYRQLKVGVLSTGDELVEVGKPLQSGQIYDTNRFTVKLLLEKLNCEVIDLGLLPDNEAEFEKAFIAAQSQADLVITSGGVSVGEADFTKAVLEKVGKVNFWKIAIKPGKPFAFGKLENAWFCGLPGNPVSALVTFYQLVQPLIAKLQGQKQWKNPPHFSAIATMNLKKAVGRLDFQRGFYHINEQGQIEVQSVGFQGSHLFSAFVKSNCFIVLEQERGNVSAGETVIIEPFNHLLG, from the coding sequence ATGCTTACATTGGATCAAGCTCGCTCGAAAATGCTCGAACAGATTCCCTTCCCAACTCAAACTGAAAGCTTAAATTTACAAGAAGCCGCCAATCGAATTTGTGCAGAAGATATTATTTCGCCTATCAATGTTCCCTCTTTCGATAATTCAGCAATGGATGGCTATGCTGTACGTTTATCGGATTTACAACAATCTTTAACGCTTTCGATAGCAGGAAAATCTTTTGCAGGTAATCCATTCCAAGAGGAATGGCAATCACTAAGTGCGGTCAGAATTATGACTGGCGCGATGATTCCTGAAGGCGCAGATGCAGTGATAATGCAAGAGCTAGTGACACTCAATGAAGACGGCACCATCACTTTTAGTGAATTACCTAAACCAAATCAAAACATCCGTCGTATTGGCGAAGATGTAAAAAAAGGCGATGTGGTATTAGAACAAGGCGCACCGCTTACTCCTGTTTCCTTGCCATTATTAGCCTCTCTAGGCATTGCAGAAGTAAAATGCTATCGCCAATTAAAAGTCGGCGTACTCTCAACTGGCGATGAACTTGTGGAAGTCGGCAAGCCATTACAAAGTGGACAAATCTATGATACCAACCGTTTCACTGTAAAATTATTACTTGAAAAACTTAACTGTGAAGTCATTGATTTAGGGCTATTACCTGATAACGAAGCTGAATTTGAAAAAGCATTTATTGCCGCACAAAGCCAAGCCGATTTAGTGATTACCAGTGGCGGTGTTTCCGTTGGAGAAGCGGATTTCACTAAAGCGGTATTGGAAAAAGTCGGCAAAGTAAATTTTTGGAAAATCGCAATCAAACCGGGCAAACCATTCGCTTTTGGTAAATTAGAAAACGCTTGGTTCTGTGGTTTACCCGGTAATCCTGTTTCTGCATTAGTGACATTTTATCAACTTGTACAGCCATTAATCGCTAAACTGCAAGGGCAAAAACAATGGAAAAATCCACCGCACTTTTCAGCCATTGCCACAATGAATTTGAAAAAAGCAGTGGGACGTTTAGACTTCCAACGAGGTTTTTATCACATCAATGAACAAGGTCAAATTGAAGTACAATCAGTGGGATTTCAAGGCTCTCATCTCTTTAGTGCTTTTGTAAAAAGCAATTGTTTTATCGTGTTAGAACAAGAACGTGGCAATGTTTCTGCGGGCGAAACAGTGATAATTGAGCCTTTCAATCATTTATTAGGATAA
- the moeB gene encoding molybdopterin-synthase adenylyltransferase MoeB → MIELSHEEELRYNRQIILKSVDFDGQEKLKASKMLIVGLGGLGCAASQYLAAAGVGNLTLLDFDTVSLSNLQRQVLHCDARLNMPKVESAKIALEQINPHINIETINAKLDEKKLAEIIPHFDIVLDCTDNVEIRNQLDRQCNHAKIPLISGAAIRMEGQVSVFTYEPNTPTYRDLSKLFGQNVLSCVEAGVLAPIVGIVGTIQALEAIKVRLKIGKNLCGRLLMIDGFSMNIREIKLPTNVE, encoded by the coding sequence ATGATCGAACTTAGTCACGAAGAAGAATTGCGTTATAACCGTCAAATTATTCTTAAAAGCGTAGATTTTGACGGGCAAGAAAAACTTAAAGCAAGCAAAATGCTGATCGTTGGGCTTGGCGGTTTAGGTTGTGCAGCCAGCCAATATCTCGCAGCAGCAGGCGTTGGGAATTTAACACTGTTGGATTTCGACACAGTTTCTCTTTCGAATCTTCAACGACAAGTCTTGCACTGCGATGCTCGCTTGAATATGCCCAAAGTAGAATCAGCTAAAATTGCACTGGAACAAATCAATCCACATATAAACATTGAGACGATTAATGCTAAGTTAGACGAAAAAAAACTCGCAGAAATCATTCCGCACTTTGATATTGTTTTAGATTGTACAGACAATGTGGAAATCCGTAATCAATTGGATCGCCAATGTAATCATGCAAAAATTCCATTGATTTCAGGTGCGGCGATTCGAATGGAAGGTCAGGTTTCCGTTTTCACTTATGAACCGAATACGCCTACTTATCGTGATCTCAGTAAATTATTTGGACAAAATGTATTAAGCTGTGTAGAAGCTGGCGTGCTTGCACCAATCGTCGGCATTGTGGGCACCATTCAAGCCTTAGAAGCAATTAAAGTGCGGTTAAAAATCGGTAAGAATTTATGTGGCCGCTTATTGATGATTGATGGTTTTTCGATGAATATCCGAGAAATTAAACTTCCAACCAATGTGGAATAA
- a CDS encoding HI1450 family dsDNA-mimic protein, with product MTTEIKKLDPDTAIDIAYDIFLEMAGENLDPADILLFNLQFEERGGVEFVETADDWEEEIGVLIDPEEYAEVWVGLVNEQDEMDDVFAKFLISHREEDREFHVIWKK from the coding sequence ATGACAACAGAAATTAAAAAACTTGATCCCGATACAGCCATTGATATTGCTTACGATATTTTCTTAGAAATGGCTGGAGAAAATTTAGATCCTGCCGACATTCTTTTATTCAACCTACAATTTGAAGAACGCGGTGGTGTGGAATTTGTTGAAACTGCCGATGATTGGGAAGAAGAAATTGGTGTACTGATTGATCCTGAAGAATACGCTGAAGTGTGGGTGGGATTAGTCAATGAGCAAGATGAAATGGATGATGTATTTGCTAAATTCTTAATTTCTCACCGAGAAGAAGATCGTGAATTTCACGTTATTTGGAAAAAGTAA
- a CDS encoding lysine exporter LysO family protein gives MEEIINGLLIVLVPMMLGYLVKIQNQNTLAFINKIVMLLLYIILFMMGFMLGQLEHLEQKLPIIGMTALGLSAIILTCNILGLAIYDSTLPKPVNYLQGELPSRWHSLIDSIKLLSAVIIGIVLGWLCNDWLHFPHGSNLYVLIALIFFVGIQLRNNGISLKEVLLNKQGLMMGAIFTLSSLVGGVISAFFLSIPITQGLAFSSGFGWYSLSSVVLTNAWGPMQGSIAFFNDLSREILSLFLIPLFMQHYRSTAIGITGATALDCTLPIIQKSGGIEVTPIAISFGMVTNLLPPLLLVFFSSFPI, from the coding sequence ATGGAAGAAATTATTAACGGATTGCTTATCGTACTTGTGCCGATGATGTTGGGGTATTTAGTCAAAATACAGAATCAAAATACCTTGGCATTCATAAATAAAATAGTGATGTTATTACTGTACATTATTTTATTTATGATGGGGTTTATGCTTGGTCAGCTAGAGCATTTAGAACAAAAATTGCCAATTATTGGTATGACCGCTTTAGGGCTATCGGCTATCATTCTGACTTGTAATATCCTAGGTTTGGCTATTTATGACAGCACTTTGCCTAAGCCTGTTAATTATTTACAGGGAGAATTGCCATCTCGTTGGCATTCGTTAATAGACTCAATTAAATTATTAAGTGCGGTGATTATTGGCATCGTTTTAGGTTGGCTGTGTAATGATTGGTTGCATTTCCCACATGGTTCCAATCTTTACGTGCTTATTGCTTTGATCTTTTTTGTGGGAATTCAACTTCGTAACAATGGCATTTCCTTGAAAGAAGTCTTGCTAAATAAGCAAGGTTTAATGATGGGAGCGATTTTTACCCTAAGTTCTTTAGTTGGTGGTGTTATTTCGGCATTTTTTCTAAGTATTCCGATTACTCAAGGTTTAGCCTTTTCATCGGGATTTGGTTGGTATTCTTTATCAAGCGTCGTGCTGACAAATGCTTGGGGGCCGATGCAGGGGAGTATTGCCTTTTTTAATGATTTATCGCGTGAAATTTTGAGTTTATTTTTAATTCCACTGTTTATGCAACATTATCGCTCTACAGCTATTGGGATTACAGGCGCAACAGCATTAGATTGTACATTGCCGATTATTCAAAAATCAGGCGGAATTGAAGTAACGCCTATCGCCATTTCTTTTGGTATGGTCACAAATTTATTACCACCGCTGTTATTAGTCTTTTTCTCGAGTTTTCCAATTTAA
- a CDS encoding redoxin family protein gives MKKLLSIFLMAFSLNTFAQTNLADVQLKDLNNQPVTLSQYKGKPVYVKMWASWCPICLAGLAEIDDLSAEKDRGFEVITIVSPDHKGEKDTADFIEWYKGLEYKNITVLLDEKGEIIDKARVRGYPFNLFLDSDLNLKKTVPGHLGAEQIKVFAGK, from the coding sequence ATGAAAAAACTATTATCAATATTTCTAATGGCATTCAGCCTAAACACTTTTGCACAAACTAATTTGGCGGATGTGCAACTCAAAGACTTAAACAATCAGCCAGTTACTTTAAGCCAATATAAAGGCAAACCTGTGTATGTAAAAATGTGGGCATCTTGGTGTCCAATTTGCTTGGCTGGCTTAGCTGAAATTGATGATTTAAGTGCAGAAAAAGATCGTGGATTTGAAGTCATAACCATTGTTTCGCCCGATCACAAAGGCGAAAAAGACACCGCTGATTTTATTGAATGGTACAAAGGATTAGAATATAAAAATATCACGGTGCTTTTAGATGAAAAAGGCGAAATCATTGACAAAGCAAGAGTGCGTGGCTATCCGTTCAATCTCTTTTTAGATAGCGATCTAAACCTGAAAAAAACCGTACCAGGGCATTTAGGTGCAGAGCAAATTAAAGTTTTTGCAGGGAAATAA
- a CDS encoding cytochrome c biogenesis protein CcdA, with amino-acid sequence MLDQQLLIGTVFLAGLASFLSPCIFPIIPIYFGILSKGGKKVLNTFLFILGLSLTFVSLGFSFGFLGNILFSNTTRIIAGVIVIILGIHQLGIFKIGLLERTKLVEIKTSGKSTALEAFVLGLTFSLGWTPCIGPILASVLALSGDEGSALYGASMMFVYVLGLATPFVLFSFLSDSLLKRAKGLNKHLDKFKIGGGILIIVMGILLITNNFS; translated from the coding sequence ATGTTAGATCAGCAACTCCTTATTGGAACTGTATTTTTAGCTGGGCTTGCTTCTTTTCTTTCGCCTTGTATTTTCCCGATTATTCCAATTTATTTTGGTATTTTGAGTAAAGGCGGTAAAAAAGTCTTAAATACTTTTTTATTTATTTTAGGGCTTTCCCTTACATTTGTCAGTTTAGGCTTTAGTTTTGGTTTTTTAGGGAATATTTTATTTAGTAACACTACCCGCATTATCGCTGGCGTTATCGTGATTATTTTGGGTATTCATCAACTTGGCATTTTCAAAATTGGTTTGTTGGAACGCACGAAATTGGTGGAAATAAAAACATCAGGAAAATCAACCGCACTTGAGGCATTTGTTCTTGGTTTAACGTTTAGTCTTGGTTGGACACCTTGTATTGGCCCGATTCTGGCTTCCGTGTTAGCTTTATCAGGCGATGAAGGCTCTGCACTTTACGGTGCATCAATGATGTTTGTTTATGTCTTAGGGCTTGCGACCCCGTTTGTACTGTTTTCGTTCTTATCTGACAGCTTGCTCAAACGTGCCAAAGGGTTAAATAAACACTTAGACAAATTTAAAATCGGTGGCGGAATTTTAATTATCGTGATGGGTATTTTATTAATTACGAATAATTTTTCGTAA
- the msrAB gene encoding bifunctional peptide-methionine (S)-S-oxide reductase MsrA/peptide-methionine (R)-S-oxide reductase MsrB, with protein sequence MKLSKTFLFITALCCAAPTLAIQNSTSSSGEQKMVMENTQNIREIYLAGGCFWGMEAYMERIHGVKDAISGYANGNTGKTSYHMIGLTDHAETVKVTYDANQISLDKLLKYYFKVIDPTSVNKQGNDRGRQYRTGIYYQDGADKAVIEQALAQLQTKYKKPVQIEVQPIKNYIVAEEYHQDYLKKNPNGYCHIDITKADEPVIDEKDYPKPSDAELKAKLTPLQYSVTQNKHTERSFSNEYWDNFQPGIYVDVTTGEPVFSSNDKFESGCGWPSFTKPIIKDVVHYETDNSFNMQRTEVLSRAGNAHLGHVFDDGPKDKGGLRYCINSASIKFIPLAEMEKAGYGYLIQSIKK encoded by the coding sequence ATGAAACTATCAAAAACATTTCTATTTATTACCGCACTTTGCTGTGCAGCACCAACTTTAGCAATACAAAATTCAACATCATCATCTGGAGAACAAAAAATGGTAATGGAAAATACGCAAAACATCCGAGAAATTTATCTTGCTGGTGGTTGTTTCTGGGGTATGGAAGCATATATGGAGCGTATTCACGGTGTGAAAGATGCGATTTCTGGCTATGCCAATGGTAATACGGGGAAAACCAGTTATCATATGATTGGGCTAACCGATCACGCAGAAACGGTAAAAGTCACTTACGATGCAAACCAAATTTCGTTAGATAAATTGCTTAAATATTATTTTAAAGTGATTGATCCAACGAGTGTAAACAAACAAGGTAACGACCGTGGTAGACAATATCGCACAGGGATTTATTATCAAGATGGGGCAGATAAAGCAGTGATCGAACAAGCTCTCGCCCAGCTTCAAACCAAATATAAAAAACCAGTACAAATTGAGGTGCAGCCGATTAAAAATTACATCGTAGCAGAAGAATATCATCAGGATTATTTGAAGAAAAATCCAAATGGTTATTGCCATATTGATATTACCAAAGCAGATGAACCTGTGATTGACGAAAAAGATTATCCGAAACCGAGTGATGCAGAACTCAAAGCGAAATTGACACCGTTGCAATATTCCGTTACTCAAAATAAACATACTGAACGCTCTTTTAGTAACGAATATTGGGATAACTTCCAACCCGGTATTTATGTTGATGTCACTACAGGCGAGCCTGTTTTCTCTTCAAATGATAAATTTGAATCAGGTTGTGGCTGGCCAAGCTTTACGAAACCGATCATTAAAGATGTAGTGCATTATGAAACCGACAATAGCTTCAATATGCAACGTACCGAAGTGTTAAGTCGTGCGGGCAATGCCCATTTAGGACACGTTTTTGACGACGGCCCGAAAGATAAAGGTGGTTTACGTTATTGCATTAACAGTGCATCAATTAAATTTATTCCGTTAGCTGAAATGGAAAAGGCAGGATACGGATATTTGATTCAATCCATTAAAAAATAA
- a CDS encoding DMT family transporter, protein MQSHSIPSLYHKAISFMVSAYFSITLMNVFVKTASQTIPASETLFSRFLIGLLFLLPFVIKDRDFKVDTRQWKFLILRNAAGVSNMLINFYVVKFLPLSIAVLLMNTSALFIPILLLFFHQKTPLNVLLCSLIGFLGVSIILLTNHNGNVDPIYVLIGLSGAVLAGMAFIGLQELNKYNTPKNIVFYFHLIGTFMLPVFFINQWKIPNLYELGLLLLVGGFGLIFQLLLTRAFKYAPANIITPFAFTGVVFSSVFDWLFWHHTPNLYFWLGAVIIVGAVSLLAKLKK, encoded by the coding sequence ATGCAATCACATTCCATTCCTTCACTTTATCACAAAGCGATTAGTTTTATGGTATCAGCGTACTTTTCCATTACCTTGATGAATGTATTTGTCAAAACCGCTTCTCAAACAATCCCTGCAAGTGAAACCTTATTTTCACGCTTTTTAATCGGCTTGCTTTTCTTACTTCCTTTTGTGATTAAAGATCGCGATTTTAAAGTGGATACTCGTCAATGGAAATTTTTAATCCTGCGTAATGCCGCGGGTGTATCGAATATGTTGATTAACTTTTATGTCGTGAAGTTCTTACCGCTTTCCATCGCTGTCTTATTGATGAATACCTCTGCCCTATTTATCCCGATTTTATTGCTTTTTTTCCATCAAAAAACACCGCTTAATGTGCTTTTATGTAGCTTAATCGGTTTTCTTGGCGTTTCCATTATTTTACTCACCAATCACAATGGCAATGTTGATCCTATTTATGTGCTGATTGGATTATCTGGTGCTGTATTAGCGGGAATGGCATTTATTGGCTTACAAGAATTAAACAAATACAACACACCAAAAAATATCGTATTTTATTTTCATCTGATTGGTACGTTCATGTTACCAGTCTTCTTTATTAACCAATGGAAAATCCCTAATTTATACGAGCTTGGCTTATTACTATTGGTGGGCGGTTTCGGATTGATTTTCCAATTATTACTCACGCGCGCTTTTAAATACGCACCCGCCAATATCATTACTCCTTTTGCTTTCACTGGCGTGGTTTTCTCTAGCGTTTTCGACTGGCTCTTTTGGCATCATACGCCTAACCTCTATTTTTGGCTCGGTGCAGTTATAATTGTGGGCGCAGTGAGTTTATTGGCGAAGCTGAAGAAATAA
- a CDS encoding zf-HC2 domain-containing protein gives MRCRQATRMISESHERSLDIQEKVGLKVHLAMCSRCRRFQRNCKTLSMMMKKFKDSH, from the coding sequence ATGCGTTGTCGCCAAGCCACTCGAATGATTTCCGAATCGCACGAACGTTCATTAGATATACAAGAAAAAGTAGGGCTAAAAGTGCATTTAGCTATGTGCTCGCGTTGTCGTCGTTTTCAAAGAAATTGCAAAACCTTAAGTATGATGATGAAGAAATTTAAAGATTCACATTAA
- a CDS encoding sigma-70 family RNA polymerase sigma factor: MNVISDLELQQIRTQMLTFAQLQVNQADLAEDLVQEAFLSAFKNLDNFKHQSAFKTWIFAILKNKIIDYLRQKGRFVLESELEDEDTNNSFFDEKGYWKPEHYPSELQGEEETVYSDEFWLIFETCLTCLPAKQAKIFMMREFLDLSSEEICQETHLTSSNLHTTLYRARLQLQNCLSKKL; this comes from the coding sequence ATGAATGTTATTTCTGATCTTGAGCTTCAGCAAATTCGCACTCAAATGCTGACATTTGCACAATTGCAAGTAAATCAAGCCGATCTTGCTGAAGATTTAGTACAAGAAGCTTTTTTAAGTGCATTCAAAAATCTTGATAATTTTAAGCATCAATCTGCATTTAAAACTTGGATTTTTGCGATTCTTAAAAATAAGATTATTGATTATTTACGTCAGAAAGGGCGGTTTGTTTTAGAAAGTGAACTTGAAGATGAAGATACCAATAATTCATTTTTTGATGAAAAGGGGTATTGGAAACCAGAACATTACCCGAGTGAATTACAAGGCGAAGAAGAAACGGTTTATTCCGATGAATTTTGGCTGATTTTTGAAACTTGTTTGACTTGTTTACCCGCCAAACAGGCAAAAATTTTTATGATGCGAGAGTTTTTAGATCTTTCATCTGAAGAAATTTGTCAAGAAACGCATTTAACTTCGTCTAATTTACATACCACCCTTTATCGGGCTCGTTTACAGTTGCAAAACTGTCTTTCAAAAAAACTTTAG
- a CDS encoding YadA C-terminal domain-containing protein, with the protein MDDGDTQTLQTANQYTDLKLGTLQTQVHNFQSDFNELNGKLGKLDSKLERGLAAANALSGLVLPQVVGKASFSAAVGGYGSRNAVAIGVGYTPKANITLKSGIAVNAGKNSKISYQMGAGWVW; encoded by the coding sequence ATGGATGATGGCGATACACAAACTTTACAAACTGCAAATCAATATACCGATCTCAAATTAGGCACGTTGCAAACGCAAGTGCATAATTTCCAATCAGATTTTAACGAGCTAAATGGCAAATTAGGAAAATTAGACAGCAAATTAGAACGTGGTTTAGCGGCGGCTAACGCACTTTCTGGTTTAGTCTTGCCACAAGTGGTCGGAAAAGCGAGTTTTTCTGCTGCGGTGGGCGGTTATGGCAGCCGTAATGCGGTGGCGATTGGTGTAGGCTACACACCAAAAGCGAATATTACATTAAAAAGCGGTATCGCCGTAAATGCAGGCAAAAACAGTAAAATTTCCTATCAAATGGGAGCTGGTTGGGTTTGGTAA